A single Candidatus Eisenbacteria bacterium DNA region contains:
- a CDS encoding nitroreductase family protein, which yields MNVLDVVKLRRSVRAFVGKRIGDEKIKALKEALIWAPSAGNLQSRKFYFVFDEDLRSKFEKAAGGQQFLREAPLVIVCCTDKKITRRYGDRGWELYAIQDVSASIENLLLVACDLGLATCWVGAFNEETIHSLLKLPETLRPISLIPVGYPAEEPELPKHLPESHIIETIA from the coding sequence ATGAACGTACTTGACGTCGTGAAGTTAAGAAGAAGTGTGAGAGCGTTCGTTGGAAAGAGGATTGGAGACGAGAAAATCAAGGCCCTGAAGGAGGCGCTCATCTGGGCGCCGAGCGCCGGCAATCTCCAGAGCAGGAAATTCTATTTTGTCTTTGATGAGGACCTGCGAAGCAAGTTTGAAAAGGCCGCCGGTGGTCAGCAGTTTCTGAGAGAAGCACCGCTCGTTATTGTTTGCTGCACCGACAAGAAGATAACCAGACGCTATGGCGACAGAGGTTGGGAGCTATACGCAATACAGGATGTCTCGGCAAGCATCGAGAACCTTCTTTTGGTTGCCTGCGACCTGGGACTTGCCACCTGCTGGGTCGGAGCCTTCAATGAGGAGACAATTCACTCGCTTCTTAAGTTACCTGAAACATTGAGGCCAATCTCTTTAATACCAGTAGGTTATCCAGCCGAAGAACCGGAACTCCCTAAACATCTTCCCGAATCCCATATCATCGAGACTATTGCATAA
- a CDS encoding DUF1848 family protein: MTKVVSASRRVDMVGSYPDELKELLTRRARPEETHTVVIWTKDPSNIFRDAELYRILRSYEQVYFHHTITGLGGSFLEPQVPHTATSLSLVRKLAEFAGKPERVALRFDPIVRFRAASGEVLTNLEFFESIARTASDIGIRQVFTSWVSSYGKVTKRLEKLGLECVQLSALQFQAESAQLEEKAKEIGVELLYCCVPGKQSGKCIDGERLKRLHPRREECSTLKAKGQRELCECTDSLDIGWYKLCRHGCLYCYGSPDIRKARSK; this comes from the coding sequence ATGACGAAGGTAGTATCCGCGAGTAGAAGAGTTGACATGGTGGGCTCCTACCCGGACGAGCTCAAGGAGCTCCTGACCCGGAGGGCGCGCCCTGAAGAAACTCACACGGTTGTGATCTGGACAAAGGATCCGTCGAACATCTTTCGTGACGCAGAGCTTTACAGAATCCTCAGGTCGTACGAACAGGTGTATTTCCACCATACAATAACGGGGCTGGGAGGAAGCTTTCTTGAGCCCCAAGTCCCGCATACGGCAACGAGTCTCTCTCTCGTCCGGAAACTCGCCGAGTTCGCAGGAAAGCCGGAGAGAGTTGCATTGAGATTTGATCCGATTGTGCGCTTCAGAGCCGCCAGTGGAGAAGTCTTGACCAATCTCGAATTCTTTGAGAGCATCGCCCGGACTGCCTCTGATATTGGAATCAGGCAGGTTTTCACAAGCTGGGTTTCTTCGTACGGCAAGGTCACGAAAAGACTCGAAAAACTCGGGCTGGAGTGCGTTCAGCTCAGTGCGCTTCAATTCCAGGCGGAATCAGCTCAACTCGAAGAAAAGGCAAAAGAGATCGGGGTTGAGCTTCTATACTGTTGCGTTCCGGGAAAACAAAGTGGAAAGTGCATCGATGGCGAACGGCTGAAGAGACTTCATCCAAGAAGAGAGGAATGCTCGACATTGAAAGCAAAAGGCCAGAGAGAGCTCTGCGAGTGCACGGACAGCCTTGACATCGGCTGGTACAAGCTGTGCCGGCATGGCTGTCTCTACTGTTATGGAAGTCCCGACATAAGAAAAGCGAGGTCAAAATGA
- a CDS encoding M28 family peptidase, with protein MRSFRTLLVIFSGLGLILLPSLSSGQGHSPSRKLFSVSWKDPADLREMKRLGVRARYFGKGYALVSLTETEERTLELRGIRSHLISSQGEDELFLVRVTSQSELDELERIEKPVFFDGEEMAVVRSRDGLRLDLARRGFYAVALPQEIPFAIEGRKAPRSVFSRGSLPILSEEKRESVTHVLDNVSTDSIRNVIHALTYDDVNQRYRTRWTFRRECFNEAGNFLLARLRSYLGPADSVGFEMFEEWAPDSCYPSTGTVRDSIYNIIGLKRGSQSNAGKFIVCAHYDSRGPADPAKWCWFAEPAPGADDNASGTSCVLEAARVLSPLPFDFDIEFVLFSGEELGLWGSKYYVGEALSRGENILGVFNMDMVAYNPRTDSMNVITDFNSQWLADLAYVTDSVFSGSIGLELDKVLLPTLNSDHYSFWSKGFDAVHFIENYVVTPHNPYYHTLDDTEDKLNFSMASKMTKLIVATIAQFSGTPPSATPDLSVSAGELVLMQGRGSQPTSKVVVGSEVTLLLTAHNLGDKIAASDSIKFSFYGGDPQRGGTLIADTTVSFSYLSRGGAVSGRVSWMPAESDAGARTIFGSVELMGMSETTVTNNMTSSDVIVQGETLRFLQCYVYPNPSSVAASNTLFAYELSKPGTVEIEVFDLSGRDVGNFEKVYTGLYQENGARAGMNTVRLSEFQSLPANLASGLYIYKISVFEPSSTSPSSVRKGKFAIMK; from the coding sequence ATGAGGAGCTTCAGAACCCTTCTAGTTATCTTTTCGGGCCTCGGACTGATTCTTCTCCCGTCACTTTCTTCGGGCCAAGGGCATTCGCCATCAAGGAAGCTCTTTTCCGTTTCCTGGAAAGATCCCGCAGATTTGAGAGAAATGAAACGATTGGGCGTGCGTGCCAGATACTTTGGGAAAGGTTATGCGTTAGTCTCTTTGACGGAAACAGAGGAGAGGACACTTGAGCTGAGGGGAATCAGGTCTCATCTTATTTCATCTCAAGGTGAAGACGAACTCTTTCTTGTTCGGGTAACCTCTCAATCCGAACTCGACGAGCTTGAGCGGATTGAAAAACCTGTCTTCTTTGACGGAGAGGAGATGGCGGTTGTCAGATCAAGAGATGGGTTACGTCTTGACCTTGCGAGGAGAGGTTTCTACGCGGTGGCGCTGCCTCAAGAAATCCCATTTGCCATTGAAGGGAGGAAGGCCCCCAGGTCCGTGTTCTCAAGGGGCTCGCTTCCAATACTCAGTGAAGAAAAGAGAGAATCCGTGACACATGTGCTCGACAATGTGAGCACTGACAGCATAAGAAATGTGATTCATGCTCTGACCTACGATGATGTGAACCAGCGCTACAGAACGAGGTGGACTTTCAGAAGGGAATGTTTCAATGAGGCGGGTAATTTCCTTCTAGCAAGGCTCAGGAGCTATCTGGGCCCCGCGGACTCAGTGGGGTTTGAGATGTTTGAAGAATGGGCACCTGACTCGTGCTACCCAAGCACCGGCACGGTTCGTGACTCAATCTACAACATTATTGGCTTGAAGAGAGGCAGCCAGAGCAATGCCGGAAAATTCATTGTGTGTGCTCACTATGATTCAAGAGGTCCGGCCGATCCGGCGAAATGGTGCTGGTTCGCCGAACCTGCCCCGGGTGCCGACGATAATGCCAGCGGAACATCATGCGTACTTGAGGCAGCGAGAGTTCTTTCTCCACTTCCCTTTGATTTCGACATAGAGTTCGTTCTCTTTTCTGGCGAAGAGCTGGGGCTCTGGGGGAGCAAGTACTACGTGGGGGAAGCTCTCAGCCGGGGTGAGAATATTCTCGGAGTCTTCAACATGGATATGGTTGCGTACAACCCCAGGACAGATTCCATGAATGTTATAACCGACTTCAATTCCCAGTGGCTCGCTGACCTTGCTTACGTTACAGATTCGGTGTTCTCGGGGTCAATCGGACTTGAACTGGACAAGGTTCTCCTGCCAACCTTAAACAGCGATCACTACTCCTTCTGGTCGAAAGGCTTTGATGCTGTCCATTTCATCGAGAATTATGTTGTCACCCCGCACAATCCTTACTACCACACCCTTGATGACACCGAGGACAAGCTTAACTTCTCTATGGCTTCCAAGATGACAAAACTCATTGTCGCCACGATCGCCCAGTTTTCCGGAACTCCGCCGTCTGCAACACCGGATCTCTCTGTTTCGGCCGGAGAGCTCGTGCTAATGCAGGGCAGGGGATCACAACCCACTTCAAAAGTGGTTGTTGGGAGTGAAGTCACACTCCTTCTAACGGCGCACAATCTTGGAGACAAGATCGCTGCATCTGACTCAATCAAATTCTCTTTTTACGGTGGAGACCCGCAAAGAGGAGGAACTCTAATTGCGGACACCACGGTATCGTTCAGCTACCTTTCGAGAGGAGGAGCAGTTTCTGGAAGAGTGAGCTGGATGCCGGCCGAAAGCGATGCGGGAGCAAGAACAATCTTTGGATCTGTTGAACTCATGGGCATGAGCGAAACCACAGTCACGAACAACATGACTTCAAGTGACGTTATCGTTCAAGGAGAGACCCTCCGGTTCCTGCAATGCTATGTTTATCCAAATCCGTCCAGTGTCGCGGCGAGTAACACCCTATTCGCGTATGAGTTATCGAAGCCAGGAACCGTGGAGATTGAAGTATTTGACCTTTCAGGGAGGGACGTTGGAAATTTCGAGAAGGTTTACACGGGACTCTACCAGGAAAATGGTGCGAGAGCCGGTATGAACACGGTGCGTCTTTCTGAATTCCAATCCCTGCCGGCGAATCTTGCAAGCGGCCTCTACATCTACAAGATCTCCGTATTCGAGCCTTCCTCAACCTCCCCTTCCTCTGTGAGAAAAGGAAAATTCGCAATAATGAAGTAA